In the genome of Spirochaetae bacterium HGW-Spirochaetae-1, one region contains:
- a CDS encoding peroxiredoxin, protein MPEEFKAGCARPTGGPVGEEAKPILNGQEEKITKKEDTSMIMVGQKAPDFTAPAYLKGKFVNIKLSEYLGKWVLLCFYPGDFTFVUATEVSAVAEKYSEFQKLGVEVLSCSVDSVFVHKMWNDHELSKMVDGGIPFPMLSDGGGRVGTVFGIYDANAGIETRGRFIIDPDGVVQAYEVLTPPVGRNVSESLRQVQAFQLVRNSKGTEATPSGWKPGKATLKPGPDLVGKVWEVWKTKQAFD, encoded by the coding sequence ATGCCTGAAGAATTCAAAGCGGGCTGTGCCAGGCCCACGGGAGGTCCCGTGGGAGAAGAGGCCAAACCGATCCTGAACGGCCAGGAAGAAAAAATCACAAAAAAGGAGGACACGAGCATGATAATGGTGGGCCAGAAAGCACCTGATTTTACCGCCCCTGCATATTTGAAGGGAAAATTCGTCAATATTAAACTTTCAGAATACCTGGGGAAATGGGTACTCCTCTGCTTTTATCCCGGCGATTTTACCTTCGTTTGAGCAACAGAAGTTTCGGCAGTTGCCGAAAAATATTCCGAATTCCAGAAACTGGGTGTTGAAGTTCTCTCCTGCAGTGTTGATAGTGTTTTTGTTCATAAAATGTGGAACGACCATGAGCTTTCAAAGATGGTGGATGGCGGCATCCCCTTTCCCATGCTCTCCGACGGCGGCGGCAGGGTCGGTACTGTTTTCGGCATCTATGACGCCAATGCCGGCATCGAGACGCGGGGCCGATTTATCATTGATCCCGACGGTGTCGTGCAGGCATACGAGGTGCTGACTCCTCCCGTTGGACGAAATGTTTCTGAATCGCTGCGGCAGGTGCAGGCCTTTCAGCTTGTGAGAAACAGCAAGGGCACCGAGGCCACGCCCTCGGGCTGGAAGCCCGGTAAGGCAACCCTGAAACCGGGACCGGACCTGGTGGGGAAAGTCTGGGAGGTCTGGAAGACCAAGCAGGCTTTTGATTGA
- a CDS encoding fumarylacetoacetate hydrolase, translated as MGNGLSCPGRGNCIDRDGPGEEKNNRRYSAMKLVTFRTEKSAVNQFGLVLNEKIYSFNSLMKHFKHRHTCLESIDAYLEDLPASYHLALELQDKILTGKNHVSSLRGLDPDRVMILPPVPKPAALLDFGLSPRHLINSACTLFRHELPWPVNYIAWSVVRRRLKKIDTNRLLYYKGNHNELIGHGETTHWPSYTSYLDIEPELAFVTGKSNVRGQSPENVVAGYCILNDFSARDVQFPEMIGLGLARSKDFARGNGLGPVLVTPDEAGYPLSLAVTVSVGERYVWKGTTAEYAAAPGDIIRFLEGVFTLRAGTVIGMGTVPGCCGLDNDRWLWPGDRIDITFDKLGTLTQYIPADIGVLQNSRWTHRQELECFYSQTQKRH; from the coding sequence ATGGGCAATGGCCTTTCTTGTCCTGGTCGGGGCAATTGTATTGATCGTGATGGGCCTGGCGAAGAAAAAAATAATAGAAGGTACTCTGCAATGAAGCTGGTCACCTTTAGAACCGAAAAGTCAGCTGTTAACCAATTTGGTCTGGTTCTCAATGAGAAAATATATTCTTTTAATTCCCTGATGAAGCATTTCAAGCACAGGCATACCTGCCTGGAAAGTATTGATGCATACCTGGAAGACCTCCCCGCGAGTTATCACCTGGCCCTGGAGCTCCAGGATAAAATACTGACCGGCAAAAATCACGTATCCTCGCTGAGGGGACTGGATCCGGACAGGGTAATGATTCTGCCTCCCGTGCCGAAACCGGCGGCGCTCCTGGACTTCGGCCTGTCGCCGCGCCACCTCATCAATTCGGCCTGTACTCTGTTCAGGCATGAACTGCCCTGGCCTGTGAATTATATAGCCTGGAGCGTTGTGCGCCGAAGGCTGAAAAAAATCGATACAAACAGGCTGCTTTACTACAAGGGAAATCACAATGAATTGATCGGTCATGGAGAAACGACGCACTGGCCGTCATATACCTCGTATCTCGATATCGAGCCCGAACTGGCCTTTGTCACGGGCAAAAGCAATGTGAGGGGACAGAGCCCGGAAAATGTTGTGGCGGGATACTGCATCCTTAATGATTTTTCAGCCCGCGATGTGCAGTTTCCCGAAATGATCGGCCTTGGCCTGGCGCGGAGCAAGGACTTTGCCCGGGGCAATGGCCTGGGACCCGTGCTGGTGACGCCCGATGAGGCGGGCTATCCCCTGTCGCTGGCCGTCACGGTCAGCGTGGGTGAACGCTATGTATGGAAGGGCACCACGGCTGAGTATGCGGCCGCTCCCGGCGATATTATCCGCTTTCTCGAGGGTGTTTTTACTCTGCGGGCGGGAACGGTAATCGGCATGGGGACCGTTCCGGGATGCTGCGGCCTGGATAATGACCGGTGGCTCTGGCCCGGCGACCGGATTGATATAACCTTCGATAAGCTGGGGACCCTGACGCAGTATATCCCGGCCGATATCGGCGTGCTGCAGAATTCACGCTGGACCCACAGGCAGGAACTGGAATGCTTTTATAGTCAGACGCAGAAACGTCATTGA
- a CDS encoding long-chain fatty acid--CoA ligase, whose amino-acid sequence MNEVKNAKCLEEYKDILPNMADYVARYASERPGDIAIIEHNTGEKITWKQFNTSVSAFAAKLLSLGLRKGDIVATSLPLLKEHVYLMYACYRIGIIIAPLDLRLKTGEIQYCMDKMEPKAYFFLGKTPVADFRPMIQEVMKNSPYINHWIQFQKEEDMIIDGAVGITRFAADIKKIFIINLFTGAVKRARKKITKRDACLIIFTTGSTGSPKPALLCHENILMQNIGLKVAFELKSEDLMLVNLPPSHVGCVTEQLATTIFGGGTSVIMHIFNPEMSLQAVQEHKVTLMGQIPALFNMEWKLPNYGDFDLSTLRFVLYGGQAVSVEFLKKMREMAPRMGSGLGLTETAGFCTYTDVEASVEDIAAGIGFDSPLCPISIREPMNSDGTAGKEKEKGQVGEICFSGAQLFLGYLGDPENTAKTITKDSVCYTGDLGYYDSAGLHFSGRSKMVIKPKGYQVFPDDVINHVESKLKGLVSSVACVGVEHEVFTEAIMLFVEPLEGASVSVDDVMRACDDIASYSRPSHVEIVKPGAIPLNRVAKTDYLTLKETAKEIVKDLRRQGKWDS is encoded by the coding sequence ATGAACGAAGTGAAAAACGCAAAATGCCTTGAGGAATACAAGGATATTCTTCCCAACATGGCCGATTATGTGGCGCGTTATGCCAGTGAACGGCCCGGGGATATCGCCATCATAGAACATAACACCGGCGAGAAAATCACATGGAAACAGTTCAACACCTCCGTATCGGCCTTTGCAGCAAAGCTCCTGTCCCTGGGACTCAGGAAAGGCGATATCGTGGCCACATCCCTCCCCCTCCTGAAGGAACACGTGTACCTCATGTATGCCTGTTACCGCATCGGCATCATTATCGCTCCCCTGGATCTTCGCCTCAAAACCGGCGAGATCCAGTACTGCATGGATAAAATGGAACCGAAGGCATACTTCTTTTTGGGAAAAACACCCGTTGCCGATTTCCGCCCCATGATCCAGGAAGTGATGAAAAATTCTCCTTATATAAATCACTGGATACAGTTTCAGAAGGAGGAGGATATGATCATCGACGGTGCCGTGGGCATTACGCGCTTTGCAGCCGATATCAAAAAAATCTTCATCATAAACCTCTTTACCGGCGCCGTGAAACGGGCCAGAAAAAAAATCACAAAAAGGGATGCATGCCTCATAATTTTCACCACGGGTTCCACGGGCTCACCCAAGCCCGCTCTGCTCTGTCATGAAAATATCCTCATGCAGAACATCGGGCTCAAGGTGGCCTTTGAACTGAAAAGCGAAGACCTCATGCTGGTGAACCTGCCGCCGTCCCACGTGGGATGCGTCACGGAACAGCTGGCCACCACCATCTTCGGCGGCGGCACCTCGGTCATCATGCACATCTTCAACCCCGAGATGAGCCTCCAAGCCGTGCAGGAGCATAAAGTAACCCTCATGGGACAGATTCCCGCACTCTTCAACATGGAATGGAAGCTTCCCAATTACGGAGACTTCGACCTGTCCACGCTGCGTTTTGTCCTGTACGGTGGACAGGCCGTATCCGTGGAGTTTCTGAAAAAAATGCGTGAGATGGCCCCGCGTATGGGTTCGGGCCTGGGCCTCACAGAGACGGCCGGTTTCTGCACCTACACCGATGTTGAAGCCTCCGTGGAGGACATCGCTGCAGGAATCGGATTTGATTCGCCCCTGTGCCCCATCAGCATCCGCGAGCCTATGAATAGTGACGGAACCGCGGGAAAGGAAAAAGAAAAAGGCCAGGTGGGGGAAATCTGTTTTTCCGGAGCGCAGCTTTTCCTGGGCTACCTGGGCGATCCGGAGAACACGGCAAAAACAATTACAAAGGACAGCGTGTGCTATACCGGGGACCTGGGCTACTACGACAGCGCCGGCCTGCACTTCTCCGGCCGTTCCAAGATGGTCATCAAGCCGAAAGGCTACCAGGTTTTCCCCGACGATGTAATAAACCATGTTGAAAGCAAGCTCAAGGGGCTCGTTTCCAGCGTGGCCTGCGTGGGCGTGGAACATGAAGTCTTCACCGAGGCCATCATGCTCTTCGTGGAGCCCCTGGAGGGAGCATCGGTGAGCGTTGATGATGTCATGCGGGCCTGCGACGACATCGCGTCCTATTCGAGGCCTTCACATGTGGAAATAGTCAAACCCGGCGCCATACCCCTGAATCGCGTTGCCAAGACCGATTACCTGACACTGAAAGAAACGGCAAAGGAAATCGTAAAGGATTTGCGCCGCCAGGGAAAATGGGACAGCTGA
- a CDS encoding deoxyribodipyrimidine photolyase, producing the protein MIHPERIKKLNDRPERKGDYVLYWMQQSQRVDWNHALAHAIDRANGLSLPIIVFFGLTPRYPGANARHYAFMLQGLAEVQEKLAESGIFFVLRIEMPVDGVSALARNAALVVTDRGYTRVQRQWREQAAREIDCSLVQVESDVIVPVETASPKEEYSAATLRPKLKREMTRFLVPLEPRVVKKKLSSGPASLDAAMPVKNFADLDPDTAAGPVTWLTGGSGEAEKLLNNFIRDKLKYYDTLRNDPSRDYLSHLSPYLHFGQISSLRIALASMQSGHSAREAFLEELIVRRELSMNFVYYNSCYDEYESLPDWARKTLDEHAVDTREYLYDMHAFENAKTHDPYWNAAQKELLKKGKMHGYMRMYWGKKIIEWSASPQEAYRTALYLNDKYSLDGRDPNGYAGVAWCFGKHDRPWKERSVFGKVRFMNDRGLERKFDIKAYVRAVDEEFEM; encoded by the coding sequence ATGATCCATCCCGAGCGGATAAAAAAGCTGAATGACCGGCCGGAGCGGAAGGGGGACTATGTCCTGTACTGGATGCAGCAGTCCCAGCGTGTTGACTGGAATCACGCCCTGGCCCATGCCATAGACCGGGCTAACGGACTATCACTTCCCATCATTGTCTTTTTCGGATTGACACCCCGGTATCCCGGGGCAAATGCACGGCACTATGCCTTTATGCTCCAGGGACTGGCTGAGGTCCAGGAAAAACTTGCGGAATCGGGAATATTTTTTGTCCTGAGGATTGAGATGCCCGTGGATGGGGTCAGTGCCCTGGCCCGTAATGCGGCCCTGGTCGTCACCGACCGGGGATATACGAGGGTGCAGCGGCAGTGGCGGGAACAGGCAGCGCGGGAAATAGATTGTTCACTGGTCCAGGTGGAGAGTGACGTGATCGTTCCCGTTGAAACGGCATCACCGAAAGAAGAATATTCAGCGGCCACACTGCGGCCGAAACTGAAGCGTGAGATGACGCGCTTTCTCGTTCCCCTGGAACCGCGGGTTGTGAAGAAGAAGCTGTCATCGGGGCCGGCCTCCCTGGACGCCGCAATGCCGGTGAAAAATTTCGCAGACCTCGATCCGGATACTGCCGCCGGCCCGGTAACCTGGCTGACGGGGGGATCGGGCGAGGCGGAGAAACTTCTGAATAACTTTATCCGCGATAAGCTGAAATACTATGACACGCTGCGCAATGATCCTTCGAGAGATTACCTTTCCCATCTCAGTCCCTATCTCCACTTCGGGCAGATATCGTCCCTGAGGATCGCTTTGGCTTCCATGCAGAGCGGTCATTCGGCCCGCGAGGCCTTTCTCGAGGAACTGATCGTGCGGCGGGAACTGTCAATGAACTTTGTCTATTATAACAGCTGTTATGATGAATATGAGTCGCTTCCCGACTGGGCCCGTAAAACCCTCGATGAACATGCCGTCGATACCCGGGAATATCTCTATGATATGCATGCCTTTGAAAATGCAAAAACTCATGATCCCTACTGGAATGCGGCCCAAAAGGAACTCCTTAAGAAAGGGAAGATGCACGGCTACATGCGCATGTACTGGGGTAAGAAGATCATTGAGTGGAGCGCCTCGCCGCAGGAGGCCTACCGGACTGCCCTGTACCTGAACGATAAATATTCCCTGGACGGCCGTGATCCCAACGGCTACGCCGGTGTGGCCTGGTGTTTCGGTAAGCATGATCGTCCCTGGAAGGAGCGTTCTGTTTTCGGCAAGGTGCGGTTTATGAATGACCGGGGGCTGGAACGGAAATTTGATATCAAGGCCTATGTCAGGGCTGTAGATGAAGAATTCGAGATGTAA
- a CDS encoding alpha/beta hydrolase — protein sequence MHKERLVKNIEPKIVSRNIGDAEIQYLLYEGDGPVMIMLHATGFLPWLWHPIARRLCGEYRIIAPYFCDHREAEPEDGGLPWKLLAEDLCGLCKSLELENPYLVGHSMGATIITLAAALYGNSAAGMVLIEPIFLPQQFYGVKISVDQHPLASKSIKRRNHWSDRQEAREYLRSRTLFKKWDEEMLDLYLAYGMISGDTGGLNLACHPRKEASLFMGGMHYDPWPLLSEIKNPVMVVEGETSENRAFIDLKKAASLFPSGQYHMVEGAGHLIPMERPEEISMLINKFFQGHDGVCGL from the coding sequence ATGCACAAGGAGCGCCTCGTGAAAAACATTGAACCGAAAATTGTCTCCCGGAATATCGGTGATGCGGAAATACAGTATCTTCTCTATGAGGGTGACGGGCCAGTCATGATAATGCTCCACGCCACGGGATTTCTCCCCTGGCTCTGGCATCCCATTGCCCGCCGGCTCTGCGGTGAATACCGCATCATTGCCCCCTACTTCTGCGATCACCGCGAGGCGGAACCCGAAGATGGTGGTCTGCCCTGGAAGCTTCTCGCCGAGGATCTCTGCGGCCTGTGTAAAAGCCTGGAGCTGGAGAACCCGTATCTTGTGGGACACAGCATGGGTGCCACGATCATAACCCTGGCTGCGGCGCTGTATGGCAATAGTGCCGCTGGCATGGTACTCATCGAGCCCATATTTCTGCCACAGCAGTTTTACGGTGTAAAGATATCCGTGGACCAGCATCCCCTGGCCTCGAAATCCATCAAGCGGCGCAACCACTGGTCAGATCGGCAGGAGGCCCGGGAGTATCTCCGGTCAAGGACTCTCTTCAAAAAGTGGGACGAAGAGATGCTGGACCTGTATCTCGCCTACGGGATGATCTCCGGTGATACGGGAGGACTTAACCTGGCCTGCCATCCCCGGAAAGAAGCCTCCCTCTTTATGGGTGGTATGCACTATGACCCGTGGCCGCTCCTTTCAGAGATAAAAAATCCTGTTATGGTTGTGGAGGGGGAAACGAGTGAGAACAGGGCCTTTATCGATCTCAAAAAAGCGGCTTCACTCTTTCCTTCGGGCCAATATCACATGGTGGAGGGCGCCGGACATCTTATTCCCATGGAGAGGCCCGAAGAGATATCCATGCTCATCAATAAATTCTTTCAGGGACACGACGGCGTGTGCGGGTTATGA
- a CDS encoding glycerate dehydrogenase has protein sequence MKITILDGYTLNPGDLSWQGFADLGDLTVHDRTPPEEIIGRSLGSDILITNKTLLLRDTIAALPVLRYIGVLATGYNVVDIEAAAQRDIPVTNIPSYGTRSVAQMVFAHILELCHRVQRHSDSVHEGRWTSSTDFCYWEHPLIELSGKVMGIIGFGRIGAQVGAIAAAMGMSVLAYDNDLGTEPAIPGFRQARSLEEVFRESDIVSLHCPLTEHTRAMVNRDTLRLMKKSAFIINSSRGPLVADADLAEALNSGTIAGAGLDVLSTEPPEQDNPLLTAKNCLITPHIAWATFEARKRLMDIAVENLRSFLAGKAVNVVNR, from the coding sequence ATGAAAATCACCATTCTCGACGGATATACCCTCAACCCGGGCGATCTCTCATGGCAGGGGTTTGCGGACCTGGGAGACCTGACCGTCCACGACAGAACTCCACCTGAAGAGATAATCGGCCGGAGCCTGGGCAGCGACATACTCATCACCAACAAGACCCTCCTGTTACGTGATACCATCGCCGCACTGCCGGTCCTCCGGTATATCGGCGTGCTGGCCACGGGCTATAATGTGGTTGATATCGAAGCAGCGGCACAGCGGGATATTCCCGTCACCAACATCCCCTCCTACGGCACACGCTCCGTAGCCCAGATGGTATTCGCCCATATACTGGAGCTCTGCCATCGCGTTCAGCGCCATAGCGACTCTGTACATGAAGGCCGCTGGACATCGAGCACGGACTTCTGTTACTGGGAACACCCGCTCATTGAACTTTCAGGAAAAGTCATGGGTATCATCGGTTTCGGCCGCATCGGCGCACAGGTGGGTGCTATTGCTGCTGCCATGGGAATGAGCGTTCTGGCTTATGATAACGACCTGGGGACAGAGCCCGCCATCCCCGGCTTCCGGCAGGCCCGGAGCCTTGAGGAAGTTTTCCGCGAATCCGACATCGTGAGCCTCCACTGCCCCCTCACGGAGCATACCAGGGCAATGGTGAACCGCGACACGCTGCGACTCATGAAAAAGTCCGCCTTTATCATTAACAGCTCCCGTGGGCCCCTTGTGGCGGACGCAGACCTGGCCGAGGCCCTGAACAGCGGTACAATAGCAGGCGCGGGCCTGGATGTACTATCCACGGAACCGCCTGAACAGGACAATCCCCTGCTCACGGCGAAAAACTGTCTTATCACGCCCCATATAGCCTGGGCCACTTTTGAGGCCCGTAAAAGGCTCATGGATATCGCCGTAGAGAACCTCCGTTCTTTCCTGGCCGGCAAAGCCGTCAATGTGGTTAACAGATAA
- a CDS encoding aminopeptidase P family protein — MTMKNNDPYFIDFPQRIKDIQAEMHREKIDVYLGSRLRTLSWTLDAFCPWRSFVVIPPEGLPTAFSFVIDASRIADDSWLDEDHVMGFAPMGGQDQIEQIADFIKDILRSGKGRVGIESGMSNYLPEGWLTHYEYQQFTAALPDAELVNVHGIIDRLSLVKDPGTINRFREASRIVDVGHREVLKALQNGGWKGMTETEIAGLAAYAMRKEGSEWEWSFTGGNEIASGYRTGLAGCACTPASRKKLAEGEPLMVDIHAMFKLGLGDHSHNYFIGKATDRQWWHANNFVDLVKLTLKSYRAGITPSSLAGDMLAFAEERGFADFMVPGFEHGIGMLGDEWRIGMNDGPFPYWTNPDHVYKENEVLICAMQYACSDENIGFRYENPIVLHKDGCEELSKFPLGIEEIF; from the coding sequence ATGACCATGAAAAACAATGATCCCTATTTCATAGATTTTCCACAGCGGATAAAAGATATCCAGGCCGAAATGCACAGGGAGAAGATCGATGTGTACCTGGGCTCGCGTCTCAGAACTCTTTCCTGGACGCTGGACGCCTTCTGTCCATGGCGGAGTTTTGTGGTGATACCGCCCGAGGGACTTCCCACGGCCTTTTCTTTTGTCATCGACGCTTCCAGGATTGCCGATGATTCGTGGCTTGATGAAGACCACGTAATGGGCTTTGCGCCCATGGGCGGCCAGGATCAGATCGAGCAGATTGCCGACTTTATCAAGGACATTCTGAGAAGCGGTAAAGGTCGTGTAGGCATTGAAAGCGGCATGTCCAATTACCTGCCCGAGGGATGGCTTACTCATTATGAGTATCAGCAGTTTACTGCGGCCTTGCCGGATGCTGAACTGGTAAACGTTCATGGTATTATCGACCGTCTCTCGCTTGTTAAAGACCCGGGAACTATCAACCGTTTCAGGGAGGCCTCCCGTATAGTCGATGTGGGACACCGGGAAGTGTTGAAGGCCCTGCAGAACGGAGGGTGGAAGGGAATGACGGAAACCGAAATCGCCGGTCTCGCTGCCTATGCCATGCGAAAGGAAGGAAGCGAGTGGGAGTGGTCTTTTACCGGGGGAAACGAGATCGCCAGCGGGTACCGCACCGGACTGGCCGGATGCGCCTGCACCCCGGCGTCGAGGAAGAAGCTAGCCGAGGGTGAGCCCCTCATGGTGGATATACACGCCATGTTCAAACTGGGACTGGGAGATCATTCGCACAATTATTTTATCGGGAAGGCAACGGACCGGCAATGGTGGCATGCCAATAATTTTGTGGACCTGGTGAAACTGACGCTGAAGTCCTATCGTGCCGGGATAACGCCGTCGTCCCTGGCCGGGGACATGCTGGCTTTTGCCGAGGAACGTGGTTTTGCCGATTTCATGGTGCCGGGTTTCGAACACGGTATCGGCATGCTGGGTGATGAGTGGCGGATAGGCATGAACGACGGTCCCTTTCCTTACTGGACCAACCCCGATCATGTATACAAAGAAAATGAAGTGCTCATATGCGCCATGCAGTACGCCTGCTCTGATGAAAACATAGGGTTCCGGTACGAGAACCCCATCGTTCTCCATAAGGACGGGTGCGAGGAACTTTCCAAGTTTCCTCTGGGGATTGAAGAGATTTTCTGA
- a CDS encoding sterol-binding protein gives MAGNVKYLSDEWRSEAEKRLLENLSPEKMNHLTSSMSNIYKNCPDGKEHFIFIRFEDGKLAEFLVGTGEVPVAEFAISGDYAVFASITRAELASHKALMTGKLKLKGNMVKALKLASLADRINKVFATIPAEY, from the coding sequence ATGGCAGGTAATGTCAAGTATTTAAGCGATGAATGGCGAAGCGAGGCCGAGAAAAGGCTTCTGGAAAACTTATCACCGGAAAAGATGAATCATCTGACTTCATCCATGTCCAATATCTACAAAAACTGTCCCGACGGGAAGGAACACTTTATATTTATACGTTTTGAGGACGGAAAGCTTGCCGAATTTCTTGTGGGAACGGGAGAAGTTCCCGTGGCAGAGTTTGCCATATCGGGTGACTACGCTGTCTTTGCCAGTATTACGCGGGCTGAGCTGGCGAGTCACAAGGCGCTCATGACAGGAAAGCTGAAGCTCAAGGGAAACATGGTGAAGGCGCTGAAGCTCGCCTCGCTGGCGGACCGTATAAACAAGGTTTTCGCCACTATCCCGGCTGAATATTGA
- a CDS encoding EamA/RhaT family transporter, which produces MNKGTIQNHDLSVGASLATIVLCAAFGANSVAIKLGFTGLGVFTSAGLRFLIAAAAIWCWAAATGRKIIVEKEKYSKLMITSLVFTGQLALYNLGLSKIEASRGTLIANLQPFMVLILAHFFIPGDRMTVRKTLGMVLGFTGLLFVVIDRGRVTNGTVQPGDIIVLAGTVLWACNTIYIKTFIHNYEPYQLAFYTSLVSAPFLLAGGYIWDTKMIFMMDRVVAGSLLYQGIVTASIGFVIWNSLLRKYGAVALHSFTFIMPVAGVLLGGLILNEPITPGIITALLFIAAGILVVHFRAKNLSVFPLRRGNL; this is translated from the coding sequence ATGAATAAAGGAACCATTCAAAACCATGACCTTTCCGTTGGTGCAAGCCTGGCCACCATAGTACTCTGCGCAGCCTTCGGCGCCAATTCCGTTGCCATTAAGCTGGGCTTTACAGGCCTGGGTGTCTTTACCTCGGCGGGACTGCGCTTTCTTATTGCTGCCGCGGCCATCTGGTGCTGGGCTGCAGCGACAGGCAGAAAGATAATCGTGGAAAAGGAAAAATATTCAAAGCTGATGATTACCTCCCTGGTCTTCACCGGACAGCTGGCTCTGTACAACCTGGGACTGAGCAAAATAGAGGCATCGCGCGGCACGCTCATTGCCAACCTGCAGCCCTTCATGGTTCTCATATTGGCCCACTTCTTCATCCCCGGCGACCGCATGACCGTTCGGAAGACCCTGGGCATGGTCCTGGGTTTTACGGGACTTCTTTTTGTTGTGATCGACCGCGGGCGGGTCACGAACGGCACTGTGCAGCCGGGGGATATAATCGTTCTGGCAGGCACCGTGCTCTGGGCCTGCAACACCATCTACATCAAGACATTCATACATAACTACGAACCCTACCAGCTCGCCTTTTACACCTCACTCGTATCGGCCCCATTTCTCCTCGCGGGTGGATATATCTGGGACACTAAAATGATATTCATGATGGACCGCGTTGTGGCCGGCTCTCTGCTGTATCAGGGAATCGTGACCGCATCGATCGGATTTGTCATCTGGAACAGCCTCCTCCGGAAATACGGCGCCGTGGCCCTCCATTCCTTCACTTTTATAATGCCTGTGGCGGGCGTACTGCTGGGAGGACTCATCCTTAATGAGCCCATCACGCCCGGCATTATTACAGCGCTCCTGTTCATCGCCGCAGGAATTCTCGTGGTCCACTTCCGGGCCAAAAACCTGTCGGTATTTCCCCTGCGGCGTGGAAATCTTTAA